Below is a window of Thermodesulfovibrionales bacterium DNA.
CAAGCAGGGACTGACGCATCCTTCCTGATAGGTCGATGCCGGAGCGAGCTCGTACAACGTGGCATGATCGGCATCCTGCCCGACACCGATTAAACTCAGCGATGAATCATGACTGTACCGGAAATCCGCCAAGTAAGAAACGCCGTCAAATAGTATCGTCGGGCAATGAAGCGTCAGATCGGGAGAGAGCAAGGCAGGACGGCAATCGGCATAGGGTCCCGTATCCGTTATCGCGCCATAGTTTGTCAGTTGAATTTCCTGGGTATTTGGTATGACCTCGAAATCAGCCCAGTAAGACTGGCCTTGAAAGCTCACAATGGGGAGATGGAATTGCAGATCGCTCGATAGCGTCGCGGCGCAATTTCCATTCGAAGGGTCTTGAACGACCGCGAGGGCATCGCATGAGAGAAAGATGGATAGGCAAAAGAAGAGCAGGACAATAATGACGCGAATGAATCTTTTCGACCTCATGATCCTTCTCCTCTATAGGAGATTGTATCTTTTCGGAATGTGGAAATCAATGAGAGGAAGCGGCCTTACGTGGACCCCGATCTCTGCATCGGCTGCGGCATCTGCGAGACGAATTGTCCGATAAGAGATAAGGCTGCGGTCAGCGTCGCATCTATAGGCGAGACCCGTTCGACAACAAATCGGATTCTTCTGAAATCCTGAGACGAAACTTACCCGCGACCAGTGATCTTTCAGGCCGCATTTTGAATAATCGTAGTTTTAGGATTTGTGTATCGATTCAACCCGAGAATGGAACCTAAGCGCCGTAACGAGCAGAGGTGAGGCAACAGCCGGGACTTTGAAGCAATGCCCCTAATTTTCCGGTCTAACTCACTTTAGCTCCATCCCTTTTTTTTCTGCTTGATAATAGCTCTTCATAAACAGTCTCAGCTTTAATGGATAATCGTCTATCAATGCTGAGTGACTCGTCTATAAACTTGGTAGCAAGCTTTATCGCCTCTCTTCTTTTATTGGCCTGCAACAAATTAGAGAGTCGATCATATATACCAGCTGTAGGGCGGTCTTTGGATGAATAACATATAGCCCTCTTCAAGGAGCTTGGTTCAATTTTAAGTACGCCGCTTCGCACATCTCTACTGAGAAGACATCCGGAGCGCCGCTGAAAGCCCCTCTATCCGAATTGTGTCTGAAATGCCATCAGAACAGGAAAAGTCCGAACGAACACAAGGTCGACATTGTTCCCCTCAAACCGATTACCGGATTGCCCTTAAGCAGAGAAGGTAAAATAACCTGCATCACCTGCCATGATCCCCATGGAAAGAGCGGTTACCCGATGCTGCGGGCCGAGCCCTCAGAGCTTTGTCTAAAGTGTAATTTCAAGTAATGCCTATCCGCAGCGATCTGCGTTACCCGCACTCTTCTATAAACCAATCGATAAGCCGGCGGGCTATTGACCCTTTCATGGGTATCGCGGGAAGATCGTCGGCGTCAAACCACCGGGCATCCTTGATTTCGAGATCATCCGGGGTGATCGCGCCGCCCCCATATTCAGCGGTAAATCCGACCATCAACGTATTCGGAAAGGGCCAGTGCTGGCTTCCGAAGTAGCGGATATTCTTGACGTCTATCCCCACTTCCTCCTTGACCTCCCTTTTCACGCACTCTTCAAAAGTCTCGCCGTATTCCACAAATCCCGCCAATACGCTGTAAAAGTCAGAATGAAACCTGTGGGATCGGGCAAGGAGTATCTGCCGGCCCTTTGTGACCGCCACTATCGTGGCAGGAGATACTGTCGGATAATGGACGAGGCCGCATTGCGTGCAGACCCTCGCCCGTTCCTCATCTTTCGGTTCAGTCTGACCCCCGCACCTCCCGCAAAATTGGTGAGTCCTGTCCCAATGGAGGATTTGAAAAGCCCTTGCAGCGACCGAAAAGATCTCCTCTCCGAGAAGTCCGAGGAGCGGTCTCAGTTCCTGAAAGCTGATCCCTTCGAGATTCATGATATCTTCATCGACTTCACCAGAGTAGCAGGGAAGACTGCCGAATGTTCCGAGGTAGCTCGTTCTTGAGAGATTCTGTTTTACGGGGATCAAGTCAGAATATGACGGTATGCGGAGATCAATCGCGGTAGCTTTTACCAATAGTCTGTCGCCGCAAAAGACGAACCACCAGTCTGTATCAGATCGCCCCGATTTCGGCAAGAACGCTGGTTCGAAGGGCACGAGAAATTCCTCACGATGATGCTGCGTTTAGAGAATATTATAGCAGTTTAAGGGAAGCGATTTGGGACCACCTCTTTATTGTCATTGCGGAAAAATTCCGGGAACGAAACCTCACTCCATGGCTATAATAAGAAATAATACAGGTCCAGGCGGGGAAGAAATGATCGAGCCGATTCTATTGGTCGAAGATGACAGGAAGATCGCGAGGGTAGTAAAAATCTATCTCGAGGGCGCGGGATACCGGGTGGTCCACGTCGAAAAGGGCAGGGACGCCATAGATGCCGCGACGAAAGAGAGGCCCCTCCTCGTCCTCCTGGACCTCATGCTGCCAGACATCACGGGTGAGGAGACCTGCCAGGAATTGAAGGAACTCGGCGATTTCCCGATTATCATGATGACTTCCAAATCCGCCGAGGAAGAGAGGGTGGCCGGTTTCGCACTCGGTGCCGACGATTATGTGGTGAAGCCTTTCAGCCCGCGTGAACTGGTATACAGGGTCAAGGCAGTCTTGAAGCGCGCAGGGAAAGGGGAACTCGAATCAGGGCCGATCAGTTACAACGAAGGCAGACTCATAATCGACGGCCAGCGGTACGCGGTCGAAAAAAGGGCTAACCCCGTAGATCTGACGCCGACCGAATTCAAGGTGCTCCATGCGCTCGCATCTCATCCCGGCAAGGTCTTCACCAGAGAAGAATTGGTCGAGAAGGCGCTCGGTTATGAGTTTGAGGGATATGAAAGAAGCATAGACGCGCATATAAAGAATATCAGGCAAAAGCTGGAAGACGACCCGAAAAGGCCCTCATTCATAATCACCATTTACGGTGTCGGATATCGGTTTTCAGGGAAGAGGGATGCTTAAGAGCCTCTGGATAAAATTCCTGCTCTTGCTCTTTGCGGTCTGCCTCATCGCGATCTCTACCGCCTTTCTCCTTCGTGAGTTTATGATATCCGATTTCCGGGAATATCTCGAAGGGGAGAGAGAAGACCGGGCATACTTAATCACGGCATCTCTCGAGAGCGGTTTCGATAAACATTCGGGATGGGACAGAGAGGCTGTGGTTGAGAATACGGTCTGGGCCCTCATGCTCGGCTTCGATATCGAGCTTTACGATGAAAAGGGAACTTTGGTGATGGACACGGATCAGGCGGTGGAAGGCCTCTCTCCGCTCGTCAAAAAAAGAATAGCGGGCATTTTAGAGTCAAGAGCCGATTCCGTGACATCCGATTACGTCACCTACTCCCTCTTCCTGGGTGGCAGGGACATCGGACAGGTGAAGCTCAGGTTTCTTAATCCTCATAAGGAGAAGGTCTTCGTGAGGAGGTCGGACCGGTTTCTTCTCCTCTCCATCATTATCCTGGGCGGGTTTGCGATCCTGGTGAGTATTCTGTTTTCAAAAAGATTGACCGATCCCATAAAAGGGCTCACGAAGGCGGCAGTCGATTTGGGAGAAGGAGATCTGAAGCGGAGGGTCGTGATCTCCGGCGGAGACGAAATAGGCAGGCTCTCCGGAGCGTTCAATCGAATGGCGCAGGCGCTGGAGACGCATGAGTCTCTCAGGAGAAAGCTGACAGCGAATGTCGCTCACGAGCTCAGGACCCCCATCGGCGCGATGAGGGGTGAACTCGAGGCGATGATGGACGGCTATATCCCGGCAGATAGAGAAAACCTGCAGTCTCTCTACGCGGAGATAGGAAGACTTCGCAAACTCCTTGACGGATTAGAGGAACTTTCGCTTGCAGAGGCGAGCAGCCTCACCCTCGAGCGGCAATCGTTCGAACTTGGACCCTTTCTCGCCGGCATCATCGGCAGGCTCTCAGCGACCTCTGAAGAGAGGCGCATCTCCCTCGAACTCTCCTGCGGGGAAGGACTTTACATCCAGGCAGATCCTAACCGGCTGAGCCAGATTGTCATCAACCTCGTCAGCAACGCGATAAAGGCATGCGGGCCGGGAGGCAGGGTAGTGGTCGCAGCCGACCGGCAGGGGAACAGTGTCCGGATTCGTGTCACTGACAATGGCAGCGGCATAAAAGAAAAAGATCTCCCTTTCATCTTCGAGCGCTTTTACAAAACTTCCGGAGACGGGCTTGGGCTCGGTCTTGCCATCGTAAAGGAACTCGTGGAGGCCCACGGGGGGAAGGTCACCGTCTCAAGCGAGTACGGTAAAGGGTCAGAGTTTACTGTCCTTATTCCGTTTGGTTAAATCCACCGGGGTTGCAGCCGATTTTTTCGAATTTAAGAATTAATGCCTTAATATATAGAACGCGGAGCTTCACCCCGCACCCGAGGCGCTTTTCTCTGATGCGAGAGAAAAGTGCCCAAAA
It encodes the following:
- a CDS encoding response regulator transcription factor, which produces MIEPILLVEDDRKIARVVKIYLEGAGYRVVHVEKGRDAIDAATKERPLLVLLDLMLPDITGEETCQELKELGDFPIIMMTSKSAEEERVAGFALGADDYVVKPFSPRELVYRVKAVLKRAGKGELESGPISYNEGRLIIDGQRYAVEKRANPVDLTPTEFKVLHALASHPGKVFTREELVEKALGYEFEGYERSIDAHIKNIRQKLEDDPKRPSFIITIYGVGYRFSGKRDA
- the nudC gene encoding NAD(+) diphosphatase, which translates into the protein MPFEPAFLPKSGRSDTDWWFVFCGDRLLVKATAIDLRIPSYSDLIPVKQNLSRTSYLGTFGSLPCYSGEVDEDIMNLEGISFQELRPLLGLLGEEIFSVAARAFQILHWDRTHQFCGRCGGQTEPKDEERARVCTQCGLVHYPTVSPATIVAVTKGRQILLARSHRFHSDFYSVLAGFVEYGETFEECVKREVKEEVGIDVKNIRYFGSQHWPFPNTLMVGFTAEYGGGAITPDDLEIKDARWFDADDLPAIPMKGSIARRLIDWFIEECG
- a CDS encoding HAMP domain-containing sensor histidine kinase, giving the protein MLKSLWIKFLLLLFAVCLIAISTAFLLREFMISDFREYLEGEREDRAYLITASLESGFDKHSGWDREAVVENTVWALMLGFDIELYDEKGTLVMDTDQAVEGLSPLVKKRIAGILESRADSVTSDYVTYSLFLGGRDIGQVKLRFLNPHKEKVFVRRSDRFLLLSIIILGGFAILVSILFSKRLTDPIKGLTKAAVDLGEGDLKRRVVISGGDEIGRLSGAFNRMAQALETHESLRRKLTANVAHELRTPIGAMRGELEAMMDGYIPADRENLQSLYAEIGRLRKLLDGLEELSLAEASSLTLERQSFELGPFLAGIIGRLSATSEERRISLELSCGEGLYIQADPNRLSQIVINLVSNAIKACGPGGRVVVAADRQGNSVRIRVTDNGSGIKEKDLPFIFERFYKTSGDGLGLGLAIVKELVEAHGGKVTVSSEYGKGSEFTVLIPFG